In Mastomys coucha isolate ucsf_1 unplaced genomic scaffold, UCSF_Mcou_1 pScaffold20, whole genome shotgun sequence, one DNA window encodes the following:
- the Repin1 gene encoding replication initiator 1 isoform X1 — MGIGMSLLLQFSLTSGGYRSVGRSRRCSGSSRSIPRSIPRRIWKKPHPQLCSLQAEEEPMLERRCRGPMAMGPAQPWLFSGPSQEPSQLNRGLRYQGKSVAQPGGQAPGKVHRCAHCRKRFPGWVALWLHTRRCQARLPLPCHECNQRFRHAPFLALHLQVHASAVPDLGFTCHLCGHSFRGWVALVLHLRAHSASNRPITCPECDRRFWRQKQLRAHLRRCQPPVPEARPFICGNCGRSFAQWDQLVVHKRVHVTEALEEAAAKALGPRPRGRPAVTAPRPGGDAVDRPFQCACCGKRFRHKPNLIAHRRVHTGERPHQCPECGKRFTNKPYLTSHRRIHTGEKPYPCSECGRRFRHKPNLLSHSKIHKRSEVSAQAAPHTGSHQIAAEPMAQPALGVPLGSPRTPAEAPAPLHSCTDCGRSFRLERFLRLHQRQHTGERPFTCTECGKNFGKKTHLVAHSRVHSGERPFACEECGRRFSQGSHLAAHRRDHAPERPFVCPDCGKAFRHKPYLAAHRRIHTGEKPYVCPDCGKAFSQKSNLVSHRRIHTGERPYACPDCDRSFSQKSNLITHRKSHIRDGAFCCAICGQTFDDEDRLLIHQKKHDA, encoded by the exons ATGGGGATAGGGATGTCTCTATTGCTTCAGTTTTCTCTGACATCCGGGGGCTACCGAAGTGTGGGCCGAAGCAGGCGCTGCAGCGGCAGCAGCAGAAGTATCCCCAGGAGCATCCCCAGAAGGATCTGGAAAAAGCCTCACCCCCAGCTCTGCAGCCTTCAGG CAGAGGAAGAACCGATGCTGGAACGGCGCTGCAGGGGCCCCATGGCTAtgggcccagcccagccctggctCTTTTCGGGGCCCTCCCAGGAACCCTCCCAGCTCAACAGAGGGTTGAGGTACCAGGGCAAATCAGTAGCTCAGCCAGGAGGCCAAGCCCCAGGCAAGGTCCATCGCTGTGCCCACTGTCGGAAGCGCTTCCCGGGCTGGGTGGCCCTGTGGCTTCACACTCGGAGGTGCCAGGCCCGGCTGCCTCTGCCCTGCCACGAGTGCAACCAGCGCTTTCGCCACGCCCCCTTCTTAGCGCTGCATCTTCAGGTTCATGCTTCTGCAGTCCCTGACCTGGGTTTCACCTGCCACCTATGTGGGCATAGCTTTCGAGGCTGGGTAGCCCTGGTTCTGCATCTGCGGGCTCACTCAGCTTCAAATCGGCCCATCACTTGTCCTGAATGCGACAGACGCTTCTGGCGACAAAAACAGCTTCGAGCTCACCTGCGGAGGTGCCAGCCCCCTGTCCCCGAGGCCCGGCCCTTCATATGCGGCAACTGTGGCCGGAGCTTTGCTCAATGGGACCAGCTGGTTGTTCACAAACGGGTGCACGTGACTGAGGCCTTGGAGGAGGCAGCAGCCAAGGCCCTGGGTCCCCGCCCGCGAGGACGTCCTGCAGTGACTGCTCCCAGGCCTGGTGGAGACGCTGTGGACCGCCCTTTCCAGTGTGCCTGCTGCGGCAAGCGCTTCCGCCACAAGCCCAACCTGATCGCCCACCGCCGGGTGCACACTGGCGAGCGACCACACCAGTGCCCAGAGTGTGGGAAGCGGTTCACCAACAAGCCCTACCTGACCTCGCACCGGCGCATACACACCGGCGAGAAGCCCTACCCGTGCAGCGAGTGTGGCCGCCGCTTCCGCCACAAACCCAACTTGTTGTCCCACAGCAAAATCCACAAGCGCTCGGAGGTCTCAGCACAGGCTGCCCCCCACACTGGAAGTCACCAGATTGCAGCAGAGCCGATGGCACAACCTGCACTTGGGGTGCCCCTGGGGTCCCCGCGGACCCCGGCTGAGGCACCTGCACCCCTGCATAGCTGCACTGATTGCGGCCGCAGCTTCCGGCTTGAGCGCTTCCTGAGGCTACACCAGCGGCAGCACACAGGGGAGAGGCCCTTCACCTGCACAGAGTGTGGCAAGAACTTTGGCAAGAAGACGCACCTGGTGGCGCACTCACGCGTGCACTCGGGGGAACGGCCCTTCGCCTGTGAGGAGTGTGGTCGCCGTTTCTCACAGGGCAGCCACCTGGCAGCCCACCGGCGTGACCATGCACCAGAGAGGCCCTTCGTGTGCCCGGACTGCGGCAAGGCTTTCCGCCACAAGCCCTACCTGGCTGCGCACCGGCGCATCCACACAGGCGAGAAGCCCTATGTGTGTCCTGACTGTGGCAAAGCTTTCAGTCAGAAGTCCAACCTGGTGTCCCACCGGCGCATCCACACAGGTGAGCGGCCCTATGCCTGCCCCGACTGTGATCGCAGCTTCAGTCAGAAGTCCAACCTTATCACACACCGGAAGAGCCACATCCGGGATGGTGCCTTCTGCTGTGCCATCTGCGGACAGACCTTTGATGATGAGGACCGACTCTTGATTCACCAGAAGAAGCACGATGCCTGA
- the Repin1 gene encoding replication initiator 1 isoform X2: protein MGIGMSLLLQFSLTSGGYRSVGRSRRCSGSSRSIPRSIPRRIWKKPHPQLCSLQEEEPMLERRCRGPMAMGPAQPWLFSGPSQEPSQLNRGLRYQGKSVAQPGGQAPGKVHRCAHCRKRFPGWVALWLHTRRCQARLPLPCHECNQRFRHAPFLALHLQVHASAVPDLGFTCHLCGHSFRGWVALVLHLRAHSASNRPITCPECDRRFWRQKQLRAHLRRCQPPVPEARPFICGNCGRSFAQWDQLVVHKRVHVTEALEEAAAKALGPRPRGRPAVTAPRPGGDAVDRPFQCACCGKRFRHKPNLIAHRRVHTGERPHQCPECGKRFTNKPYLTSHRRIHTGEKPYPCSECGRRFRHKPNLLSHSKIHKRSEVSAQAAPHTGSHQIAAEPMAQPALGVPLGSPRTPAEAPAPLHSCTDCGRSFRLERFLRLHQRQHTGERPFTCTECGKNFGKKTHLVAHSRVHSGERPFACEECGRRFSQGSHLAAHRRDHAPERPFVCPDCGKAFRHKPYLAAHRRIHTGEKPYVCPDCGKAFSQKSNLVSHRRIHTGERPYACPDCDRSFSQKSNLITHRKSHIRDGAFCCAICGQTFDDEDRLLIHQKKHDA from the exons ATGGGGATAGGGATGTCTCTATTGCTTCAGTTTTCTCTGACATCCGGGGGCTACCGAAGTGTGGGCCGAAGCAGGCGCTGCAGCGGCAGCAGCAGAAGTATCCCCAGGAGCATCCCCAGAAGGATCTGGAAAAAGCCTCACCCCCAGCTCTGCAGCCTTCAGG AGGAAGAACCGATGCTGGAACGGCGCTGCAGGGGCCCCATGGCTAtgggcccagcccagccctggctCTTTTCGGGGCCCTCCCAGGAACCCTCCCAGCTCAACAGAGGGTTGAGGTACCAGGGCAAATCAGTAGCTCAGCCAGGAGGCCAAGCCCCAGGCAAGGTCCATCGCTGTGCCCACTGTCGGAAGCGCTTCCCGGGCTGGGTGGCCCTGTGGCTTCACACTCGGAGGTGCCAGGCCCGGCTGCCTCTGCCCTGCCACGAGTGCAACCAGCGCTTTCGCCACGCCCCCTTCTTAGCGCTGCATCTTCAGGTTCATGCTTCTGCAGTCCCTGACCTGGGTTTCACCTGCCACCTATGTGGGCATAGCTTTCGAGGCTGGGTAGCCCTGGTTCTGCATCTGCGGGCTCACTCAGCTTCAAATCGGCCCATCACTTGTCCTGAATGCGACAGACGCTTCTGGCGACAAAAACAGCTTCGAGCTCACCTGCGGAGGTGCCAGCCCCCTGTCCCCGAGGCCCGGCCCTTCATATGCGGCAACTGTGGCCGGAGCTTTGCTCAATGGGACCAGCTGGTTGTTCACAAACGGGTGCACGTGACTGAGGCCTTGGAGGAGGCAGCAGCCAAGGCCCTGGGTCCCCGCCCGCGAGGACGTCCTGCAGTGACTGCTCCCAGGCCTGGTGGAGACGCTGTGGACCGCCCTTTCCAGTGTGCCTGCTGCGGCAAGCGCTTCCGCCACAAGCCCAACCTGATCGCCCACCGCCGGGTGCACACTGGCGAGCGACCACACCAGTGCCCAGAGTGTGGGAAGCGGTTCACCAACAAGCCCTACCTGACCTCGCACCGGCGCATACACACCGGCGAGAAGCCCTACCCGTGCAGCGAGTGTGGCCGCCGCTTCCGCCACAAACCCAACTTGTTGTCCCACAGCAAAATCCACAAGCGCTCGGAGGTCTCAGCACAGGCTGCCCCCCACACTGGAAGTCACCAGATTGCAGCAGAGCCGATGGCACAACCTGCACTTGGGGTGCCCCTGGGGTCCCCGCGGACCCCGGCTGAGGCACCTGCACCCCTGCATAGCTGCACTGATTGCGGCCGCAGCTTCCGGCTTGAGCGCTTCCTGAGGCTACACCAGCGGCAGCACACAGGGGAGAGGCCCTTCACCTGCACAGAGTGTGGCAAGAACTTTGGCAAGAAGACGCACCTGGTGGCGCACTCACGCGTGCACTCGGGGGAACGGCCCTTCGCCTGTGAGGAGTGTGGTCGCCGTTTCTCACAGGGCAGCCACCTGGCAGCCCACCGGCGTGACCATGCACCAGAGAGGCCCTTCGTGTGCCCGGACTGCGGCAAGGCTTTCCGCCACAAGCCCTACCTGGCTGCGCACCGGCGCATCCACACAGGCGAGAAGCCCTATGTGTGTCCTGACTGTGGCAAAGCTTTCAGTCAGAAGTCCAACCTGGTGTCCCACCGGCGCATCCACACAGGTGAGCGGCCCTATGCCTGCCCCGACTGTGATCGCAGCTTCAGTCAGAAGTCCAACCTTATCACACACCGGAAGAGCCACATCCGGGATGGTGCCTTCTGCTGTGCCATCTGCGGACAGACCTTTGATGATGAGGACCGACTCTTGATTCACCAGAAGAAGCACGATGCCTGA
- the Repin1 gene encoding replication initiator 1 isoform X3: protein MLERRCRGPMAMGPAQPWLFSGPSQEPSQLNRGLRYQGKSVAQPGGQAPGKVHRCAHCRKRFPGWVALWLHTRRCQARLPLPCHECNQRFRHAPFLALHLQVHASAVPDLGFTCHLCGHSFRGWVALVLHLRAHSASNRPITCPECDRRFWRQKQLRAHLRRCQPPVPEARPFICGNCGRSFAQWDQLVVHKRVHVTEALEEAAAKALGPRPRGRPAVTAPRPGGDAVDRPFQCACCGKRFRHKPNLIAHRRVHTGERPHQCPECGKRFTNKPYLTSHRRIHTGEKPYPCSECGRRFRHKPNLLSHSKIHKRSEVSAQAAPHTGSHQIAAEPMAQPALGVPLGSPRTPAEAPAPLHSCTDCGRSFRLERFLRLHQRQHTGERPFTCTECGKNFGKKTHLVAHSRVHSGERPFACEECGRRFSQGSHLAAHRRDHAPERPFVCPDCGKAFRHKPYLAAHRRIHTGEKPYVCPDCGKAFSQKSNLVSHRRIHTGERPYACPDCDRSFSQKSNLITHRKSHIRDGAFCCAICGQTFDDEDRLLIHQKKHDA from the coding sequence ATGCTGGAACGGCGCTGCAGGGGCCCCATGGCTAtgggcccagcccagccctggctCTTTTCGGGGCCCTCCCAGGAACCCTCCCAGCTCAACAGAGGGTTGAGGTACCAGGGCAAATCAGTAGCTCAGCCAGGAGGCCAAGCCCCAGGCAAGGTCCATCGCTGTGCCCACTGTCGGAAGCGCTTCCCGGGCTGGGTGGCCCTGTGGCTTCACACTCGGAGGTGCCAGGCCCGGCTGCCTCTGCCCTGCCACGAGTGCAACCAGCGCTTTCGCCACGCCCCCTTCTTAGCGCTGCATCTTCAGGTTCATGCTTCTGCAGTCCCTGACCTGGGTTTCACCTGCCACCTATGTGGGCATAGCTTTCGAGGCTGGGTAGCCCTGGTTCTGCATCTGCGGGCTCACTCAGCTTCAAATCGGCCCATCACTTGTCCTGAATGCGACAGACGCTTCTGGCGACAAAAACAGCTTCGAGCTCACCTGCGGAGGTGCCAGCCCCCTGTCCCCGAGGCCCGGCCCTTCATATGCGGCAACTGTGGCCGGAGCTTTGCTCAATGGGACCAGCTGGTTGTTCACAAACGGGTGCACGTGACTGAGGCCTTGGAGGAGGCAGCAGCCAAGGCCCTGGGTCCCCGCCCGCGAGGACGTCCTGCAGTGACTGCTCCCAGGCCTGGTGGAGACGCTGTGGACCGCCCTTTCCAGTGTGCCTGCTGCGGCAAGCGCTTCCGCCACAAGCCCAACCTGATCGCCCACCGCCGGGTGCACACTGGCGAGCGACCACACCAGTGCCCAGAGTGTGGGAAGCGGTTCACCAACAAGCCCTACCTGACCTCGCACCGGCGCATACACACCGGCGAGAAGCCCTACCCGTGCAGCGAGTGTGGCCGCCGCTTCCGCCACAAACCCAACTTGTTGTCCCACAGCAAAATCCACAAGCGCTCGGAGGTCTCAGCACAGGCTGCCCCCCACACTGGAAGTCACCAGATTGCAGCAGAGCCGATGGCACAACCTGCACTTGGGGTGCCCCTGGGGTCCCCGCGGACCCCGGCTGAGGCACCTGCACCCCTGCATAGCTGCACTGATTGCGGCCGCAGCTTCCGGCTTGAGCGCTTCCTGAGGCTACACCAGCGGCAGCACACAGGGGAGAGGCCCTTCACCTGCACAGAGTGTGGCAAGAACTTTGGCAAGAAGACGCACCTGGTGGCGCACTCACGCGTGCACTCGGGGGAACGGCCCTTCGCCTGTGAGGAGTGTGGTCGCCGTTTCTCACAGGGCAGCCACCTGGCAGCCCACCGGCGTGACCATGCACCAGAGAGGCCCTTCGTGTGCCCGGACTGCGGCAAGGCTTTCCGCCACAAGCCCTACCTGGCTGCGCACCGGCGCATCCACACAGGCGAGAAGCCCTATGTGTGTCCTGACTGTGGCAAAGCTTTCAGTCAGAAGTCCAACCTGGTGTCCCACCGGCGCATCCACACAGGTGAGCGGCCCTATGCCTGCCCCGACTGTGATCGCAGCTTCAGTCAGAAGTCCAACCTTATCACACACCGGAAGAGCCACATCCGGGATGGTGCCTTCTGCTGTGCCATCTGCGGACAGACCTTTGATGATGAGGACCGACTCTTGATTCACCAGAAGAAGCACGATGCCTGA